The proteins below are encoded in one region of Ostrinia nubilalis chromosome 3, ilOstNubi1.1, whole genome shotgun sequence:
- the LOC135087931 gene encoding kinesin-associated protein 3 isoform X2, which produces MSPVESVPVAVLNCIDDYVELLYDDIPEKIKGSALILQLARNPDNLIELSRNEALLSALSRVLREEWKRSIELSTNIVYTFFCFSTYNEFHPVIIQYKIGSLCMDVIDYELKRYDQWKEKVEGKKPLLTPDKSELPKSRIPEPKRRPKSGTWAVADVNMQKSRALVSSYHEDLCNASDECLSKNDEEQMKRKLKTLSKRQEQLLRVAFYMLLNIADNVKVEEKMHKKDIVGLLIGAMERHSNIDLLILIVSFLQKLSIFVENKNSMASRGIIEKLAPLLDSPNADLVNVSLKLLFNLTFDTKLRNKMIKIGLLPKFIQFTSDDKHINLAMKILYHLSMDDRVKLMFTQSDCVKLLTDMLLLNVNSESSPGSGPGVTDVLLALCVNLAWCERAAQQMAAEGRLRELLARAFRHRNTMLMKLVRNLSHHAQNKLLFVEFVGDIAGAVTSGDAAEEFIIECIGTLSNILNSNNNIDVYAVVERYNLIPCIMKILDPGNTCDPELVLEGVVCAGALGAEERAAAALVRAGGGEALVALLRLRQADDEHVLQTVYAFRQMLAHPRTAEYLVTRTEAPAYLIDLMQDKNVEIRKMCDSCLDIISQMQNDWAARIKVERFRCHNGQWLSVVETLGAEGGAGDAADDLPPYLSAEYLTTHRLTTSDSQTSLNEDSDSFSGEVDMDRMNNSNLGSSQHSDLYGVSEKTLESDVLYNNDLKLFA; this is translated from the exons ATGAGTCCTGTGGAAAGTGTACCAGTAGCAGTACTGAACTGCATTGATGATTATGTGGAGTTGCTCTATGATGATATTCCAGAAAAAATTAAGGGATCAGCTCTGATTCTTCAGTTGGCACGAAATCCAGATAATTTAATTGAATTGTCAAGAAACG AAGCTTTGCTGAGTGCTCTATCAAGAGTTTTAAGAGAGGAATGGAAAAGAAGTATTGAACTAAGTACCAACATAGTGTACACTTTTTTCTGTTTTTCAACTTATAATGAATTTCATCCTGTAATTATACAGTATAAAATTGGATCACTTTGTATGGATGTTATAGATTATGAACTGAAAAGGTATGACCAGTGGAAAGAAAAGGTAGAAGGGAAAAAACCATTGTTAACTCCTGATAAA AGTGAATTACCCAAGAGTAGGATTCCTGAACCAAAAAGGAGGCCTAAGTCAGGCACATGGGCTGTGGCTGATGTTAATATGCAAAAATCTAGAGCTCTTGTTTCTAGTTACCATGAAGACCTATGCAATGCTTCAGATGAATGTCTTTCTAAAAATGATGAAGAACAAATGAAACGAAAACTAAAGACCCTATCTAAGAGACAAGAACAATTGCTAAGAGTAGCCTTTTATATGCTGCTTAATATTGCAGATAATGTAAAAGTGGAAGAAAAAATGCACAAGAAAGATATAGTTGGTCTATTGATTGGAGCAATGGAGAGACATTCAAATattgatttacttattttaattgtGTCATTCCTACAGAAATTGTCTATTTTTGTGGAAAACAAAAATAGTATGGCTTCAAGAGGAATAATAGAAAAACTGGCACCTTTGTTAGATTCTCCCAATGCAGACTTAGTCAATGTTTCTTTAAAACTGTTGTTTAATCTAACATTTGACACGAAATTGCGCAATAAAATGATTAAGATAGGTTTGCTGCCGAAATTCATTCAGTTCACAA gtgACGACAAGCACATCAATTTAGCAATGAAAATTTTGTATCATCTGAGCATGGATGACAGAGTGAAGCTTATGTTCACCCAGTCAGATTGTGTAAAACTT CTCACCGACATGCTGCTGCTAAACGTGAATAGCGAGAGCAGCCCGGGCTCGGGGCCAGGAGTAACGGACGTTCTACTAGCCTTGTGCGTGAACCTGGCGTGGTGCGAGCGCGCCGCGCAGCAGATGGCCGCCGAGGGCCGCCTGCGCGAGCTGCTCGCGCGCGCCTTCCGCCACCGCAACACCATGCTCATGAAGCTCGTGCGCAACTTGTCGCACCATGCCCAGAATAAACTCCTCTTTGTG GAATTTGTTGGTGACATAGCCGGGGCCGTCACTAGCGGTGACGCTGCCGAGGAGTTTATAATTGAATGCATTGGGACTTTGAGCAATATTCTGAATTCGAACAATAACATCGACGTTTATGCCGTTGTGGAGAGATACAACTTGATTCCTTgcattatgaaaattttagatCCAGGCAA CACGTGCGACCCGGAGCTGGTGCTGGAGGGCGTGGTGTGCGCGGGCGCGCTGGGCGCGGAggagcgcgcggcggcggcgctggtgcgcgcgggcggcggcgaggCGCTGGTGGCGCTGCTGCGCCTGCGCCAGGCCGACGACGAGCACGTGCTGCAGACCGTCTACGCCTTCCGCCAGATGCTGGCGCACCCGCGCACCGCGGAATACCTCGTCACGCGCACCg aagCTCCAGCTTACCTCATCGATCTCATGCAAGATAAAAATGTTGAAATTAGGAAAATGTGTGACTCATGCTTGGATATCATATCTCAGATGCAAAATGACTGGGCAGCTAGAATTAAG GTTGAACGGTTCCGGTGCCACAACGGGCAGTGGTTGTCAGTGGTGGAGACACTGGGCGCCGAGGGCGGCGCGGGGGACGCCGCGGACGACCTGCCTCCCTACCTCTCCGCAGAATACC